One Sodalinema gerasimenkoae IPPAS B-353 DNA segment encodes these proteins:
- a CDS encoding methyltransferase, TIGR04325 family yields MWKYLPEGWPTETQLQGWNADGVVQAYKAGVQNLQAQLQSSPILNHSNPAISAPDRAYFDHNIYMSYAYVLALASQHKDKLSLLDWGGAIGQYYLISKKLMPEVSFDYHIKDVPLLCQEGSQQFPEIKFYSNDKCLDRSYDLVLASGSLQYSQNWQSVFKQLSQSASPYLYLTRIPVVQHHSSFVVAQAVYNTIHAGWFLNKNELLDIAQKSGLRLLREFSIDIPFQPSGAPEACQQAGFLFKQQNRIPTQPSSQTLF; encoded by the coding sequence ATGTGGAAATACTTACCCGAAGGCTGGCCCACTGAAACCCAACTACAAGGATGGAATGCAGACGGAGTTGTCCAAGCCTACAAAGCTGGCGTTCAAAACCTGCAAGCACAACTCCAATCATCCCCTATCCTTAATCATTCCAACCCCGCGATATCTGCCCCCGACCGGGCTTACTTTGACCATAATATTTACATGTCCTATGCCTATGTCCTTGCCTTAGCCTCACAACACAAGGATAAACTATCTTTATTAGATTGGGGAGGGGCAATAGGTCAATATTATCTTATCTCAAAGAAACTAATGCCAGAGGTTTCATTTGACTATCACATCAAAGATGTCCCCCTACTTTGTCAAGAAGGGAGTCAACAGTTTCCCGAAATAAAATTTTATAGTAACGACAAATGTTTAGACCGTTCCTACGACTTAGTGTTAGCCAGTGGCTCCCTACAATACTCACAAAATTGGCAAAGTGTCTTCAAGCAATTAAGTCAATCCGCCTCTCCTTACCTTTACTTGACTCGAATTCCAGTCGTTCAACACCACTCTTCTTTCGTAGTTGCCCAAGCCGTATATAACACCATCCATGCTGGCTGGTTTCTCAACAAAAACGAACTCCTAGACATAGCCCAAAAATCAGGATTACGACTCTTAAGAGAGTTTTCTATCGACATTCCCTTCCAGCCCAGCGGTGCGCCCGAAGCCTGCCAACAAGCTGGATTTCTCTTCAAACAACAAAACCGAATACCAACCCAGCCATCAAGCCAGACCCTCTTTTAA
- a CDS encoding DegT/DnrJ/EryC1/StrS family aminotransferase: protein MTVTPIPQTNPKASYLSHKAEIDTAIQRTLDSGWYILGSEVQAFEQEFATYIGTQHALGVSSGTDGIELALRACDIGSGDIVLTTSHTAVATVAAIELAGATPLLIDINPKTFNLDPNHLQQTLSQLQKHPHLGQPKAIIPVHLYGHPADLESIQTIAQHHQLRIIEDCSQAHGATLNNRRLGTWGDLAVFSLYPTKNLGAFGDAGIIVTQNSQLIQKLHSLRQYGWGERYISDIPGMNARLDPLQAAILRVKLQHLDADNQRRQDIAQQYNHTLSHLPLQLPQTASNASHVYHQYVIRTPERDSLRTFLKERQIGTLIHYPLPVHQQPAYQGRVTLEGASLPQTEQICREIVSLPMYPQLTDLEVQRISDTIIDWTQQANL, encoded by the coding sequence ATGACCGTCACCCCCATCCCTCAAACTAACCCCAAAGCCAGTTACCTTTCCCACAAAGCAGAAATTGATACCGCCATCCAGCGCACCCTCGATAGTGGTTGGTACATTCTCGGCTCAGAAGTTCAAGCCTTCGAACAAGAATTTGCCACCTACATTGGAACCCAACATGCCCTAGGCGTATCCAGTGGAACCGACGGCATTGAACTCGCCCTACGGGCCTGTGACATTGGCAGCGGTGACATCGTACTCACCACCTCCCATACCGCCGTTGCCACAGTTGCGGCAATTGAACTAGCTGGGGCCACCCCCCTGCTCATTGACATCAATCCCAAAACCTTCAACCTTGACCCCAACCATCTCCAACAGACCCTGAGCCAACTCCAGAAACATCCGCACCTCGGGCAACCCAAAGCCATCATCCCCGTCCATCTCTATGGCCATCCCGCCGACCTAGAGAGCATCCAAACCATCGCCCAACACCACCAACTCCGAATCATCGAAGACTGCTCCCAAGCCCATGGAGCTACCCTCAACAACCGCCGCCTAGGAACCTGGGGCGACCTCGCCGTCTTTAGCTTGTACCCCACCAAAAACCTAGGAGCCTTCGGAGATGCCGGCATCATCGTCACCCAAAACTCTCAACTCATCCAGAAACTGCATAGCCTCCGTCAATACGGATGGGGAGAACGTTACATCAGTGACATCCCCGGCATGAATGCCCGCTTAGACCCCCTGCAGGCCGCCATCCTACGAGTCAAACTCCAACATCTTGATGCTGACAACCAGCGTCGCCAAGACATTGCCCAACAGTACAACCACACCCTGAGCCACCTCCCTCTGCAACTGCCACAGACGGCCTCCAACGCCAGCCACGTTTATCACCAGTACGTTATTCGCACCCCCGAGCGAGACTCCCTGCGAACCTTTCTCAAAGAGCGTCAGATTGGAACCCTCATTCACTATCCCCTTCCCGTCCACCAACAACCCGCCTACCAAGGACGAGTCACCCTAGAAGGAGCGTCCCTGCCACAAACGGAACAAATTTGTCGGGAGATAGTCAGCCTACCCATGTATCCCCAACTAACCGACCTAGAAGTCCAGCGTATCAGTGATACCATCATAGACTGGACTCAACAGGCAAACCTCTAA
- a CDS encoding methyltransferase, TIGR04325 family, which produces MKFLITTTYYDIFLQRFYQQYPELTEASYHHQLQSLIHQCFGTSDFFSFNLRQLGHDAEEIIVNCTPLQRQWSREFAPHLDAQYPSDQIQEWQHAVLAAQVKAYQPDILYIHDLNWTHEAFLKAVRPWVKLIVGQNASPIRTNIDYSAYDLVLTSMPHYVPMFRQQGTKSEYFALAFEPRLLKHLGKTADKHPVSFVGGYSAHHRSGTQLLEHIAPRIPIAFWGYGGQNLPSTSAIRQRYQGEAWALEMFRILAESQVTLNRHIDVAGQYANNMRLYEATGVGSCLVTDHKDNLHQLFEPGREVVTYTSPEDCIEKVRYLLNHEAERKAIAQAGQARTLREHTYLQRMRELVDIVQHYLPRSTPTPPPQAHPTPSQTTMFWDDIKLVTQQIEKYGLRQPFIDLGGLDRPVIADYDLTLHTGDQNARFVALSQRPFDHIDPDYRVLNPEKGDPFIENLPQQYSNSIGTAVCLSVLEHVDNPFQVFQALYQIMRPNSLLILSTVFSYPYHPSPNDYWRYTPACLKHLSQSAGFQVLECDWRLTLPADKGIRAVQDGTLLEVKSVYATLSKGDFQSHPSSRHYALPQRRSRNPQANQLIAQQAASNQPQPSTTSNQPVVLVLSDVANPSPLGQNCDRILSGLSQSGQTLIHIHPKDQAPANPHPQIQYQELPYNPQQDFTQTFTRQDEIRTQISQLRPHLVIFIDSCPVSNFAAKQIVSKLGIPFFQIVGSALPQIAQNFAPCLPSLGQWYQQSQITISFSQTTLNHLQQHFGLPANKSKLIQGGTPIPDYLPPINMQSSSPQTPTPPSQRPQWEYLPQGWKTQDPHILGWNVQSILQTQQKKWPAFIQSLQGTRPLGINHESPNPSASDYGSHNTLMTYGYVLAKAAHQKQKLSILDWGGGLGHYYPISQALLPDLDIDYTCKDLPLLCQGGRELLPNITFYDDEHQCFQRNYNLVLSSSSLQYSPDWQQAIQKLVQVSNPYLFITRLPIVHHSDSFVVVQRPYAYGYHTEYMTWFLNRQAVIDYTLSLGMEFVREFLIAEKFPVPNAPETAEARGFLFKRA; this is translated from the coding sequence ATGAAATTCCTAATTACGACCACCTATTATGACATTTTTCTCCAGCGTTTCTATCAGCAGTATCCAGAGTTAACAGAAGCATCCTATCATCACCAACTTCAGAGCCTCATTCACCAATGCTTTGGCACGTCCGACTTTTTCTCATTTAACCTCCGTCAACTGGGGCATGACGCTGAAGAAATTATTGTCAACTGCACCCCCCTTCAACGGCAATGGTCCAGAGAGTTTGCCCCCCACCTGGATGCTCAATATCCCTCTGATCAGATCCAGGAATGGCAACATGCCGTCCTAGCAGCCCAGGTCAAAGCCTACCAGCCTGATATTCTCTATATTCACGATTTAAACTGGACTCACGAAGCCTTCCTCAAAGCCGTACGTCCATGGGTTAAACTCATCGTCGGACAGAATGCCAGTCCAATCCGCACCAACATTGACTATAGCGCCTACGACCTTGTTTTAACCTCCATGCCCCATTACGTCCCCATGTTCCGTCAACAGGGGACAAAAAGCGAATACTTTGCCTTAGCCTTTGAGCCTCGCCTCTTAAAGCATCTTGGTAAAACTGCCGACAAACATCCCGTCAGCTTTGTGGGTGGATACTCCGCCCATCATCGCAGTGGAACACAACTCCTTGAACACATTGCCCCCCGTATCCCCATCGCTTTCTGGGGATACGGGGGGCAAAATCTTCCTTCTACCTCAGCCATTCGCCAACGCTATCAGGGCGAAGCCTGGGCACTTGAAATGTTCCGCATTCTAGCAGAATCTCAAGTTACCCTGAACCGACACATCGACGTCGCCGGACAGTATGCCAACAATATGCGCCTCTACGAAGCCACTGGTGTTGGAAGCTGCCTGGTCACCGACCACAAAGATAACCTACATCAACTCTTCGAACCCGGCCGTGAAGTCGTCACCTATACCAGCCCCGAAGACTGCATCGAGAAAGTCCGCTATCTCCTCAACCATGAAGCCGAACGGAAAGCCATTGCCCAAGCCGGACAAGCGCGAACCCTCCGGGAGCATACCTATCTCCAGCGTATGCGAGAATTAGTGGACATTGTCCAACACTATCTCCCCCGTTCAACCCCAACGCCCCCTCCCCAAGCCCACCCCACCCCCTCACAAACCACTATGTTCTGGGATGACATCAAACTCGTAACCCAACAAATCGAAAAATATGGACTCAGACAGCCCTTCATCGACCTAGGAGGACTCGATCGCCCCGTCATTGCCGACTACGACCTCACCCTCCACACCGGCGACCAAAACGCCCGCTTCGTCGCCCTTTCCCAGCGTCCCTTTGACCATATTGACCCCGACTATCGAGTCCTCAACCCCGAAAAAGGCGACCCCTTCATCGAAAACCTGCCCCAACAGTACAGCAACAGCATTGGCACCGCCGTCTGTCTCAGCGTCCTAGAACATGTAGACAACCCCTTCCAAGTCTTCCAGGCCCTCTACCAAATCATGAGGCCCAACAGTCTCCTCATCCTCTCCACCGTCTTCTCCTATCCTTATCACCCCTCCCCCAACGACTACTGGCGCTACACACCCGCCTGTCTCAAACACCTCAGCCAATCCGCAGGCTTCCAAGTTCTCGAATGTGACTGGCGGCTCACCCTTCCCGCCGACAAAGGCATTCGAGCCGTCCAAGACGGAACCCTCCTCGAAGTCAAATCCGTCTACGCCACCCTCAGCAAAGGCGACTTCCAAAGCCACCCCAGTTCCCGCCACTACGCCCTACCCCAACGACGCTCCCGCAACCCCCAAGCCAACCAACTCATCGCCCAACAAGCTGCCTCCAACCAACCCCAACCCTCTACCACCTCCAACCAACCCGTTGTGCTAGTCCTCTCCGATGTCGCCAACCCGAGTCCCCTGGGCCAAAACTGCGATCGTATCCTCAGCGGCCTCAGCCAAAGCGGACAAACCCTCATCCACATCCATCCCAAAGACCAAGCCCCCGCCAACCCACATCCACAAATCCAATACCAAGAACTTCCCTATAACCCCCAGCAAGACTTTACACAAACTTTCACTCGCCAAGACGAAATCCGCACCCAAATCAGTCAACTCCGTCCCCATCTCGTCATCTTTATCGACTCCTGTCCCGTTTCCAACTTCGCCGCCAAACAAATCGTCAGCAAACTGGGCATCCCCTTCTTCCAAATCGTGGGTTCTGCCCTCCCCCAAATTGCCCAGAACTTCGCCCCTTGCCTGCCGAGCCTAGGCCAGTGGTATCAACAATCCCAAATCACCATCAGCTTCTCCCAAACAACCCTAAACCACCTACAACAACACTTCGGACTTCCGGCCAACAAAAGCAAACTCATCCAGGGAGGGACACCCATTCCCGACTACTTACCCCCCATCAACATGCAATCCTCCTCTCCCCAAACCCCAACTCCCCCCTCCCAGCGACCCCAATGGGAATACCTACCCCAAGGCTGGAAAACCCAAGACCCCCATATTCTTGGCTGGAACGTTCAGAGTATCCTACAAACCCAACAGAAAAAATGGCCCGCCTTCATCCAATCTCTCCAAGGAACCCGACCCCTAGGCATTAACCACGAATCTCCCAACCCGTCCGCCAGCGACTATGGTTCCCACAACACCCTAATGACCTATGGTTACGTCCTAGCCAAAGCCGCCCATCAGAAACAAAAACTCTCCATCCTAGATTGGGGGGGCGGACTAGGACATTACTACCCCATCAGTCAAGCCCTTCTCCCCGACCTAGACATCGACTACACTTGTAAAGACCTGCCCCTGCTTTGCCAAGGCGGTCGAGAACTTCTGCCCAACATCACCTTCTACGACGACGAACATCAATGTTTTCAACGTAACTACAACCTCGTCCTGTCCAGCTCATCCCTACAATACTCACCCGACTGGCAACAAGCCATCCAGAAACTCGTCCAAGTCAGTAACCCCTATCTGTTCATCACTCGTCTCCCCATCGTTCACCACAGCGACTCCTTCGTTGTCGTCCAGCGTCCCTACGCCTATGGCTATCACACCGAATATATGACCTGGTTCCTGAACCGCCAAGCCGTCATCGACTACACCCTCAGTTTAGGCATGGAATTTGTCCGAGAATTTCTCATCGCCGAAAAGTTCCCCGTTCCCAACGCCCCTGAAACCGCAGAAGCCCGAGGTTTCCTGTTCAAACGAGCCTAA
- a CDS encoding NAD-dependent epimerase/dehydratase family protein gives MNLNSLSQFNHKKALITGGLGFIGSNLAHRLIDLGAKVLLVDSLIPEYGGNLYNIQSIQNQVKINISDVRDEHSMRYLVQGQDYLFNLAGQTSHLDSMHDPYTDLDINCKAQLSILEACRKYNPDIQIVFASTRQLYGKPDYLPVDENHLVRPVDVNGINKMAGEWYHILYNNVYGIRACALRLTNTYGPRMRIKDARQTFLGIWIRLLIEDKPFEVWGGEQLRDFTYVDDAVDALLKAALAPEAKGNIYNLGGNQTLSLKETADILIAANQGGHYHIREFPPERKSIDIGDYYSDDTRIRSQLQWQPQIPLEQGLQQTLTYYRQHLPHYL, from the coding sequence ATGAACCTAAACTCCCTCTCTCAGTTCAACCACAAGAAAGCCCTCATCACCGGTGGTTTAGGATTCATCGGCAGCAACCTCGCTCACCGTCTCATTGACCTCGGTGCCAAAGTTCTCCTCGTGGACAGTCTCATCCCCGAATATGGCGGCAACCTCTACAACATCCAATCCATCCAAAACCAAGTCAAAATCAACATCTCCGACGTTCGAGACGAACATAGTATGCGTTATCTCGTGCAAGGACAAGACTACCTGTTTAACCTAGCCGGTCAAACCAGTCATCTCGACTCCATGCACGACCCCTACACCGACCTAGACATTAACTGCAAAGCCCAACTCTCCATCCTAGAAGCCTGTCGCAAATATAATCCAGACATTCAAATCGTCTTTGCCAGCACCCGACAACTCTACGGCAAACCGGACTATCTCCCCGTTGACGAAAACCATCTCGTCCGCCCCGTCGATGTCAATGGCATCAACAAAATGGCAGGAGAGTGGTATCACATCCTCTACAACAACGTCTACGGCATCCGAGCCTGTGCTTTGCGCCTCACCAACACCTATGGGCCACGAATGCGTATCAAAGACGCTCGCCAGACCTTCCTCGGAATCTGGATACGCCTCCTGATTGAAGACAAACCCTTTGAAGTCTGGGGGGGAGAACAACTCCGAGACTTCACCTACGTCGATGATGCCGTCGATGCCCTCCTCAAAGCCGCCCTAGCCCCAGAAGCCAAAGGCAATATCTATAACCTTGGCGGGAACCAAACCCTCAGTCTTAAAGAAACCGCCGACATCCTCATTGCCGCCAACCAGGGAGGCCACTACCACATCCGCGAATTTCCCCCCGAACGAAAATCCATTGACATCGGCGACTACTACAGCGACGATACCCGAATTCGTAGCCAACTCCAATGGCAACCCCAAATCCCCCTCGAACAGGGTCTCCAACAAACCCTCACCTATTACCGACAACATCTCCCCCATTACCTCTAA